Proteins co-encoded in one Prevotella sp. E13-27 genomic window:
- the speA gene encoding biosynthetic arginine decarboxylase — translation MKKWTIDDARELYNINGWGTSYFGINDKGNVYVTPCKDDTQIDIREVMDELSLRDVTSPVLLRFPDILDNRIEKTWSCFKKAAKEYDYKAENYVVFPIKVNQMQPVVEEIISHGRKFNLGIEAGSKPELHAVIAVQCQSDSIIICNGYKDQSYIELALLAQKMGKRIFIVVEKLNELDIIAREAKKLNVKPNIGIRIKLASSGSGKWEESGGDASKFGLTSAELLDALEQLDKRGMRDCLKLIHFHIGSQITKIRRIQTALREASQFYIQLHKLGYNVEFVDCGGGLGVDYDGTRSPSSESSVNYSIQEYVNDCIYTFVDAANKNGLPHPNIITESGRSLAAHHSVLVIDVLETASLPEMPEEFEPDENSHQLVKDLYEIWDNLSPRNVLEDWHDAEQIREEVLNLFSHGIVDLKTRAEIEAMYWSVCHEINALAKNMKHVPEELKSIDKLLADKYFCNFSLFQSLPDSWAIDQIFPIMPIQRLDERPTRNATIQDITCDSDGKIANFVTNRHNSHSLPVHALKKNENYYLGVFLVGAYQEILGDMHNLFGDTTAVHVSVKDGHYHIDQIIDGETVEEVLEYVQYNPKKLVRQLEIWVTKSVKEGRITLEEGKEFLSNYRSGLYGYTYLE, via the coding sequence ATGAAGAAATGGACCATTGACGATGCCCGTGAGCTGTATAACATCAACGGCTGGGGCACAAGCTACTTCGGTATCAACGACAAAGGCAATGTCTATGTTACGCCCTGCAAGGACGATACTCAGATAGACATTCGCGAAGTGATGGACGAGCTGTCGCTGCGAGATGTCACGTCGCCAGTGCTGTTACGCTTCCCCGACATTCTCGACAACCGTATCGAGAAGACATGGAGCTGCTTCAAGAAAGCTGCTAAGGAATACGACTACAAGGCTGAGAACTACGTGGTGTTCCCCATCAAGGTGAACCAGATGCAGCCTGTGGTGGAAGAAATCATCTCTCATGGACGCAAGTTCAACCTTGGCATCGAGGCCGGCTCTAAGCCTGAGCTCCATGCCGTCATAGCCGTACAGTGCCAGAGCGACTCTATCATCATCTGCAACGGCTACAAAGACCAGTCATATATTGAGCTCGCCCTCCTTGCCCAGAAGATGGGCAAGCGCATCTTCATCGTCGTTGAGAAGCTAAATGAGCTTGACATCATTGCCCGTGAGGCAAAGAAGCTCAACGTGAAGCCCAACATCGGCATCCGAATAAAGCTGGCTTCAAGTGGCAGCGGCAAGTGGGAAGAGAGTGGCGGCGATGCCTCAAAGTTCGGACTGACAAGTGCCGAGCTTCTCGACGCGCTGGAACAGCTCGACAAGCGAGGCATGCGCGACTGTCTGAAGCTCATACATTTCCATATCGGTTCACAGATAACAAAGATACGCCGCATACAAACGGCACTGCGCGAGGCTTCACAGTTCTATATCCAGTTGCACAAGCTGGGCTACAACGTAGAGTTTGTTGACTGTGGTGGCGGACTGGGCGTCGATTACGACGGCACACGCTCACCATCGAGCGAAAGCTCCGTCAACTACTCCATCCAAGAGTATGTCAATGACTGTATCTACACCTTCGTCGATGCAGCAAACAAGAACGGACTGCCCCACCCCAACATAATCACTGAGAGCGGACGCTCGCTGGCAGCTCACCACTCTGTGCTCGTCATTGACGTGCTGGAGACAGCTTCACTGCCCGAGATGCCCGAAGAGTTTGAGCCCGATGAGAACTCTCACCAGCTGGTAAAGGACCTCTACGAGATTTGGGACAACCTATCACCTCGCAATGTGCTTGAGGACTGGCACGACGCTGAGCAGATACGCGAAGAGGTGCTCAACCTCTTCTCTCACGGCATCGTTGACCTGAAGACACGCGCCGAGATTGAAGCCATGTACTGGAGCGTATGCCACGAGATAAACGCTCTTGCCAAGAATATGAAGCATGTGCCAGAAGAGCTGAAGAGCATCGACAAACTGCTGGCAGACAAGTACTTCTGCAACTTCTCACTGTTCCAGTCGCTGCCCGACTCATGGGCTATCGACCAGATATTCCCCATCATGCCTATACAGCGTCTCGACGAGCGTCCTACACGCAATGCGACCATACAGGACATCACATGCGACTCTGACGGTAAGATTGCCAACTTCGTGACCAACCGCCACAATTCCCATTCACTGCCCGTACATGCACTTAAGAAAAACGAGAACTACTACCTCGGAGTGTTCCTCGTTGGCGCCTATCAGGAGATTCTTGGCGACATGCACAACCTGTTTGGCGACACCACTGCCGTACACGTATCAGTGAAGGACGGTCACTATCACATCGACCAGATTATTGACGGCGAGACAGTAGAAGAGGTGCTCGAATATGTGCAGTACAACCCAAAGAAACTTGTACGCCAGCTGGAGATATGGGTAACGAAGAGCGTCAAAGAAGGACGCATCACTCTCGAAGAAGGCAAGGAATTCCTCAGCAACTACCGCTCAGGACTCTACGGCTATACCTATCTTGAGTAA